CTATCTGAAAAATTTCAAAACAAAGATAACCTTCCCCTACATGATTGACCCTGCCCAGACAGTCAACAAGATGTATACGCAGCGGTTTATGCCCACGGTATTAATAATTGACGGTGAGGGCGTTATCCGCTACAGAGGGTCAACCACTCCTAAAGATGGACTACTTGCTGAGATAAAGAAGATCGCAGGGAAGTAGACTGACAATAACATGTTTACCCTCACCCCGAATATAACCCGCCATGGGATAGGATGTTTTGATTATTCCCCCTCCCTTGACGGGAGGGGGGCAGGGTGAGGGTGAGCTATGGAGATTTTTGGATAAAGGAATAATGATTGAAATAAGGTATTCTTCATGGTATTCTTTTTACGGTACAATGGTATTACAAGGAGGACATGAATGTCAGTGGTTAAGCTTGGCATAAGCTTCCCGGTGGAGCTTGTCGAGGAGATAGATGCGATCTCAAAAGGGTTGAAAAAAAACAGGAGTGAGGTCGTCAGAGATGCCATTATTGCCATGATTAATGATTACAAGAGACAGCAGGCAGTTAGAAAGGCGGAAAAAATATATAAGGAGATCGAAGAAGATGATAAGCTGCTTGCTGAGGAGTTTTTAAGTATATGCGCAGAATCTACCGCAACATATAAGGCCGGTAAAAAGGTGAAGAGGAGATGAAGCAGCCTATGAGAGGGGAGATATATTTCCTAAATTTCAGTCCTGCAAAGGGCAAGGAAATGAAAGGGCCTCATCCCGCCTTAGTAATACAAAATGACGTAGGCAACAAGG
This region of Nitrospirota bacterium genomic DNA includes:
- a CDS encoding ribbon-helix-helix protein, CopG family; the protein is MSVVKLGISFPVELVEEIDAISKGLKKNRSEVVRDAIIAMINDYKRQQAVRKAEKIYKEIEEDDKLLAEEFLSICAESTATYKAGKKVKRR